A genomic window from bacterium includes:
- a CDS encoding metalloregulator ArsR/SmtB family transcription factor: MRDRDAIRRQAGVLKALSNESRLLIVHRLGEGDCTAGELTELVGSDQSTVSKHLAVLRLHGIVSDRRDGNRVVYSLRTPCVLDFFACTGRVIRELKA, translated from the coding sequence ATGCGCGACCGCGACGCCATCCGGCGCCAGGCCGGCGTCCTGAAGGCCCTGTCCAACGAATCACGGTTGCTGATCGTCCATCGCCTGGGCGAGGGCGACTGCACCGCCGGCGAGTTGACCGAACTCGTGGGCTCCGACCAGTCCACCGTGTCGAAGCACCTGGCGGTGCTGCGCCTGCACGGCATCGTGTCCGACCGCCGCGACGGCAACCGCGTCGTCTACTCCCTGCGCACGCCCTGCGTGCTGGACTTCTTCGCCTGCACCGGCCGCGTCATCCGGGAGCTGAAGGCATGA
- a CDS encoding arsenate reductase ArsC, with protein sequence MAEGLARALAPEGVTVASAGSRPTSVRPEAVAVMAEIDIDISGHRSTDVADVAPDGVDAVVTLCADEVCPAFLGDALRIHWGLPDPAAVQGDAGTRLDAFRATRDELHRRLAVVFPG encoded by the coding sequence ATGGCCGAAGGCCTGGCCCGCGCGCTGGCCCCCGAGGGCGTGACCGTCGCCTCGGCCGGATCGCGGCCGACGAGCGTGCGACCCGAAGCGGTCGCCGTGATGGCCGAGATCGACATCGATATCTCCGGGCACCGGTCGACCGACGTCGCCGACGTGGCTCCCGACGGCGTCGACGCGGTCGTCACCCTCTGCGCCGACGAGGTCTGCCCTGCTTTCCTGGGCGACGCCCTGCGCATCCACTGGGGACTGCCCGATCCCGCCGCGGTCCAGGGCGACGCCGGGACGAGGCTGGACGCCTTCCGCGCGACCCGCGACGAGCTGCACCGGCGGCTCGCGGTCGTCTTCCCCGGCTGA